In a single window of the Streptacidiphilus sp. P02-A3a genome:
- a CDS encoding DUF3073 domain-containing protein yields MGRGRAKAKQTKVARQLKYGDVGFDPSRLANELGASPSNESVNPEPFEDDDEDDDPYASYAQLYNGDEDDDEDEAAGSYRKHA; encoded by the coding sequence ATGGGGCGCGGCCGGGCCAAGGCCAAGCAGACAAAGGTCGCCCGCCAGCTGAAGTACGGCGACGTGGGTTTCGACCCGTCACGTCTGGCCAACGAGCTGGGCGCATCGCCTTCGAACGAGTCGGTTAATCCGGAGCCGTTCGAAGACGACGACGAGGACGATGATCCGTATGCGTCGTATGCGCAGCTGTACAACGGCGATGAGGACGACGACGAGGACGAGGCTGCGGGCTCGTACCGCAAACACGCCTGA
- the purM gene encoding phosphoribosylformylglycinamidine cyclo-ligase gives MSDQTTTGTNGGATYAAAGVSIEAGDLAVQLMKQWVGKATRPEVVGGIGGFAGLFDASALKRYQRPLLASATDGVGTKVALAAALDKHDTIGHDLVGMVVDDLVVCGAEPLFMTDYICVGKVHPERVAQIVKGIAEGCVLAGCALVGGETAEHPGLLGPDEYDVAGAGTGVVEADDLLGAHRVRAGDVVIAMAASGLHSNGYSLVRHVLLNEAGWKLDRQVEEFGRTLGEELLEPTRIYSLDCLALARSTEIHAFSHVTGGGLAANLARVIPDGLHARLDRGTWNPLPVFRTVAEVGRMDTLEIEKTLNMGVGMVAVVPPESVDTVLAVLADRDVEAWLLGDIVDRGGEWDNGGAALYGSYEA, from the coding sequence GTGAGCGACCAGACCACCACCGGCACGAACGGCGGCGCGACCTACGCCGCCGCCGGCGTCTCCATCGAGGCCGGGGACCTCGCCGTCCAGCTGATGAAGCAGTGGGTCGGCAAGGCCACCAGGCCCGAGGTGGTCGGCGGCATCGGCGGATTCGCCGGGCTGTTCGACGCCAGTGCCCTGAAGCGCTACCAGCGTCCGCTGCTGGCCTCGGCGACCGACGGGGTCGGCACCAAGGTCGCCCTGGCGGCGGCCCTGGACAAGCACGACACCATCGGCCACGACCTGGTCGGCATGGTCGTCGACGACCTGGTCGTCTGCGGCGCCGAGCCGCTGTTCATGACCGACTACATCTGCGTCGGCAAGGTCCACCCGGAGCGGGTCGCGCAGATCGTCAAGGGCATCGCCGAGGGCTGCGTGCTGGCCGGGTGCGCCCTGGTCGGCGGCGAGACCGCGGAGCACCCCGGGCTGCTCGGCCCGGACGAGTACGACGTCGCGGGCGCCGGCACCGGCGTGGTCGAGGCGGACGACCTGCTCGGCGCGCACCGGGTTCGGGCCGGGGACGTGGTCATCGCGATGGCCGCCTCCGGGCTGCACTCCAACGGCTACTCGCTGGTCCGGCACGTGCTGCTGAACGAGGCGGGCTGGAAGCTGGACCGGCAGGTGGAGGAGTTCGGCCGGACCCTCGGCGAGGAGCTGCTGGAGCCCACCAGGATCTACTCGCTGGACTGCCTGGCGCTGGCCCGCTCCACCGAGATCCACGCCTTCTCGCACGTCACCGGCGGCGGCCTGGCGGCGAACCTGGCCCGGGTGATCCCGGACGGGCTGCACGCCCGGCTCGACCGGGGCACCTGGAACCCGCTGCCGGTCTTCCGCACGGTGGCCGAGGTCGGCCGGATGGACACGCTGGAGATCGAGAAGACCCTGAACATGGGTGTCGGCATGGTGGCCGTGGTCCCGCCGGAGTCCGTGGACACGGTGCTCGCGGTGCTGGCCGACCGGGACGTCGAGGCCTGGCTGCTCGGCGACATCGTCGACCGCGGCGGCGAGTGGGACAACGGCGGAGCGGCGCTCTACGGCAGCTACGAGGCCTGA